Proteins from a single region of Clostridiaceae bacterium:
- a CDS encoding nucleoside kinase yields the protein MEKNEKHNLISVTLKNGNVLKVPKGITLLEFSEQYGMMFRGKDSLPIVAGKVDNDIKELNYTLENDCKVEFIDLSVEDGLRIYRRSLIFIMIKAVKDLYPERRVIIGHALSKGIYCEIKGDTELTEEEVKKIEKRMHVIVDEKIPFIKREIDVEEAEEILKRTGRYDRLEAIEYRTKPYATIYNCGGTEDYFYGYMVPHTGYINKFSLVYYKSGMIVLFPHITNPYILPEFKEEKKLFSTLQEYKKWGRILGVENIGNLNRIIKEGGILDLINVSEALHEKKIAQIADMIANSKHKKKIALIAGPSSSGKTTFAQRLSIQLRVNGIKPVTISLDDYFVDREHTPKDEYGEYDYEALEAIDIKLFNKHLRALINGEEVEMPVFDFYTGCRACKTRKLKIDKEQIIIIEGIHGLNEKLTYDIPKKEKFKIYISALTSMNIDDHNRIPSTDTRYIRRIVRDYQFRNSSPVNTIKRWPSVRRGEEQNIFPFQETADVMFNSFLIYELGVMKTFAEELLSKVDRSYPEYSEAKRLIEFLSYFLPIEPHDVPSNSILREFIGGSCF from the coding sequence ATGGAGAAAAATGAAAAACATAATCTTATTTCAGTTACTCTCAAAAATGGAAATGTTTTAAAGGTTCCAAAAGGAATAACTTTGTTAGAGTTCAGTGAACAGTATGGCATGATGTTCAGAGGTAAGGATAGTCTGCCAATAGTTGCCGGAAAAGTTGATAATGATATTAAAGAGCTAAACTATACCCTTGAAAATGATTGCAAAGTTGAATTTATTGATTTGTCAGTAGAAGATGGGTTAAGGATATATAGAAGGAGCCTTATCTTCATAATGATAAAAGCAGTTAAAGACCTGTATCCTGAAAGAAGGGTAATAATAGGTCATGCTCTTAGCAAGGGCATATACTGTGAAATTAAAGGTGATACAGAGCTAACTGAAGAGGAAGTTAAAAAAATTGAAAAAAGAATGCACGTGATTGTTGACGAAAAGATACCCTTTATTAAACGTGAAATTGATGTGGAAGAAGCAGAGGAGATATTAAAGAGAACAGGAAGATATGACAGGCTAGAAGCAATTGAATACAGAACCAAGCCTTATGCCACAATATATAATTGCGGAGGAACCGAAGATTATTTTTACGGGTATATGGTTCCTCACACAGGTTATATAAATAAATTTTCCCTGGTTTACTATAAATCAGGTATGATAGTTCTTTTTCCACACATCACAAATCCATATATCCTCCCGGAATTTAAAGAGGAAAAGAAACTATTTTCCACTTTGCAGGAATATAAGAAGTGGGGACGCATTTTAGGCGTTGAAAATATTGGTAATCTAAACAGAATCATTAAAGAAGGCGGTATCCTAGATTTAATAAATGTCTCTGAGGCTCTTCATGAAAAGAAAATTGCTCAGATAGCTGATATGATTGCAAACAGTAAACACAAAAAGAAAATCGCACTAATTGCAGGGCCCTCCTCTTCAGGAAAAACAACTTTTGCTCAGAGACTTTCGATACAGTTAAGAGTAAATGGCATTAAACCTGTTACTATTTCTCTGGATGATTACTTTGTAGACAGAGAACATACACCCAAGGATGAATACGGCGAATATGATTATGAAGCATTGGAAGCAATAGACATCAAGCTGTTTAATAAACACCTGAGAGCCCTTATCAATGGGGAAGAAGTAGAAATGCCTGTTTTTGATTTCTACACTGGATGCAGGGCTTGCAAAACCAGAAAACTTAAAATTGATAAAGAACAAATCATTATTATAGAAGGAATACATGGATTAAATGAGAAACTTACCTATGACATTCCGAAAAAAGAGAAGTTCAAGATATATATCAGTGCCCTGACATCAATGAACATTGATGACCATAACAGAATTCCCTCAACTGATACAAGGTACATCAGGAGAATAGTGAGGGATTATCAGTTTAGAAACAGCAGTCCTGTTAATACTATTAAGAGATGGCCTTCGGTACGCAGAGGAGAAGAACAAAATATATTTCCTTTTCAGGAAACTGCAGATGTTATGTTTAATTCATTCTTGATATATGAGCTTGGGGTTATGAAAACATTTGCGGAAGAACTGCTGTCTAAAGTAGATAGATCATACCCAGAATATTCTGAGGCAAAGAGGCTTATAGAGTTTCTAAGCTATTTCTTGCCAATAGAACCTCATGATGTGCCAAGTAACTCAATACTGAGGGAGTTCATCGGAGGAAGTTGTTTTTAA
- a CDS encoding cob(I)yrinic acid a,c-diamide adenosyltransferase — protein MLLMTGLVHIYTGNGKGKTTAAVGLGVRAYGRGLKVLLVQFLKGTVTGEINTLKLLEPDFMVYRNDEIKKFIWNMTPEEKEKAKKIQQDIFNYAKDSVMECKRDLVIMDEIMAAIKLKFIELQDVIDLIKNKPNNIELVLTGRDAPAELIELADYVSEIKAIKHPMEKGIKARIGIES, from the coding sequence ATGCTTTTAATGACAGGACTTGTACACATATATACAGGAAATGGCAAAGGTAAAACAACTGCAGCTGTAGGCCTGGGAGTAAGAGCATATGGAAGAGGTCTTAAGGTTCTTTTGGTTCAATTCCTTAAAGGAACCGTTACAGGTGAAATTAATACTTTAAAACTTCTGGAACCGGACTTTATGGTATATAGGAATGATGAGATAAAGAAATTTATCTGGAATATGACACCTGAGGAAAAAGAAAAAGCCAAGAAGATTCAACAGGATATATTTAATTACGCAAAAGATTCCGTTATGGAATGCAAGAGAGATCTTGTCATTATGGATGAAATTATGGCTGCCATAAAATTAAAGTTTATTGAATTGCAGGATGTTATAGATTTAATAAAAAATAAACCGAATAATATTGAACTAGTATTAACCGGAAGAGATGCACCTGCTGAATTAATAGAACTGGCAGATTATGTTTCTGAGATAAAAGCTATAAAGCATCCCATGGAAAAAGGCATAAAAGCAAGGATAGGAATTGAAAGTTGA
- a CDS encoding ABC transporter ATP-binding protein, with the protein MPESFLKGRQALYIKDLSYEINEKKILHDINLKINAGEFVGFIGPNGAGKTTLLKCINRINKYKKGQIEINDQNIENIKDREIAREVSIMHQNTNISFPFPSIDVVLMGRYPYKRRFEPDTKEDYEIAKRNMEYTNTIKFEHSPITDISGGERQRILFSKVLTQDTDLILLDEPTASLDINHQEQIFRYTRELCDSGRTAIVAIHELNIAAKYCSRLVLLKDGRILADGTPEEVMTAENLSKAYGVNALVYRNRITGQLDFYIYGLTRNKVKKRVHVIGGGGSASGLIRYLFVKGYKITGGVFAHGDSDLQCAEVYGIDYVVCKPFSEIGKEAFDENVEMIKKADFTVLCNMPFGMLNIKNLEAAKNAENLIIIEDDPPESRDYTGGKALADYYSLKKNSIVTTSARLHEIL; encoded by the coding sequence ATGCCAGAAAGCTTTTTAAAGGGTAGACAAGCCTTATATATTAAAGATTTAAGCTATGAAATAAATGAAAAAAAAATATTACATGATATAAACCTAAAAATAAATGCAGGTGAGTTTGTAGGGTTCATAGGCCCTAATGGTGCCGGTAAGACGACATTATTGAAATGTATTAACAGGATTAATAAATATAAAAAGGGACAGATAGAAATAAATGATCAAAATATCGAGAATATAAAGGACCGGGAAATTGCCAGAGAAGTATCGATAATGCATCAGAACACCAACATTTCCTTTCCTTTTCCATCCATTGACGTGGTACTCATGGGAAGATACCCTTATAAAAGAAGGTTCGAGCCAGATACAAAAGAAGATTATGAAATTGCTAAAAGGAATATGGAATACACAAACACTATTAAATTTGAACACTCTCCAATTACTGATATATCCGGTGGAGAGAGGCAAAGAATTTTGTTTTCCAAAGTGTTGACCCAGGATACAGATCTTATACTTTTGGATGAGCCTACAGCAAGTCTGGATATAAACCATCAGGAGCAAATATTCAGATATACAAGGGAATTATGTGACTCAGGAAGGACTGCAATTGTAGCTATTCATGAACTGAATATTGCTGCCAAATACTGTTCACGTCTTGTACTTTTAAAAGATGGAAGAATTCTTGCTGACGGAACTCCTGAAGAGGTAATGACAGCGGAAAATTTATCCAAAGCCTATGGAGTCAATGCCCTTGTTTACAGAAACCGAATAACTGGCCAGTTAGATTTTTATATATATGGTCTAACCAGAAATAAAGTTAAAAAGCGTGTTCATGTTATAGGGGGAGGGGGTTCTGCCTCTGGCCTAATAAGATATTTATTTGTAAAAGGCTATAAGATTACTGGCGGGGTTTTTGCCCATGGAGACAGTGATTTACAGTGTGCTGAAGTATATGGCATAGATTATGTGGTATGTAAACCTTTTAGTGAGATTGGCAAAGAAGCATTTGATGAAAATGTGGAAATGATTAAGAAGGCTGATTTTACAGTACTTTGTAATATGCCTTTTGGCATGCTTAACATTAAAAATCTTGAAGCCGCAAAAAATGCTGAAAATCTAATCATTATCGAAGATGATCCTCCGGAAAGCAGGGATTATACAGGTGGAAAAGCATTAGCAGATTATTATTCATTGAAGAAAAACAGTATTGTTACTACTTCAGCCAGACTGCATGAAATATTATAA
- the cobU gene encoding bifunctional adenosylcobinamide kinase/adenosylcobinamide-phosphate guanylyltransferase, with the protein MGKLILITGGARSGKSSLGEKLAKEAGQEVLYIATAIPFDEEMESRIKKHRETRPANWETVEAYKDLDMALCDKINNKDAVLLDCITVMVSNLMLEKAMDWENISVAEIDEAEARVMVEVNKLMNIAKKSETLFILVTNELGMGIVPTSKLGRAFRDIGGRVNQLLAKEADEVYFCVSGIPMKIK; encoded by the coding sequence TTGGGTAAACTGATTTTAATCACGGGTGGAGCAAGAAGCGGTAAAAGCTCTCTGGGTGAAAAGCTCGCGAAAGAAGCAGGCCAGGAGGTTTTGTACATAGCTACAGCCATACCTTTTGACGAAGAAATGGAATCAAGAATTAAAAAACACAGAGAAACCAGGCCGGCAAATTGGGAGACGGTTGAAGCTTATAAGGACCTGGATATGGCTCTCTGTGATAAAATAAATAATAAAGATGCGGTACTTCTTGACTGCATTACTGTTATGGTTTCAAATTTAATGCTGGAAAAAGCAATGGATTGGGAGAATATTTCTGTTGCAGAAATTGATGAAGCAGAGGCAAGAGTTATGGTTGAAGTAAATAAGTTGATGAATATTGCAAAAAAGTCAGAAACTTTATTTATTTTAGTCACAAATGAACTGGGTATGGGCATTGTACCTACAAGCAAACTGGGAAGAGCATTTAGAGACATAGGCGGGAGAGTTAATCAATTACTTGCTAAAGAAGCGGATGAAGTTTATTTTTGCGTTTCGGGAATTCCTATGAAGATAAAATGA
- a CDS encoding adenosylcobinamide-GDP ribazoletransferase, whose translation MLIKRFIITLQFMTTIPIKTKIDADAEDYGKGIVFAPLVGLVIGVILTLICRGFLLIFPPFLTAVLIIISYIILTGGLHLDGLGDTFDGVFSNRPKEKILEIMRDSCHGTNALLAVTSIIILYIALIYSIINQGTEIKALLLMPVGGRIASLIGAGISEYARSGEGMGKPFTDYCGKREIISGLPLYALISFIIAGLNGLLMIVFSSLSAFFLVKYFERKIGGTTGDILGAVCELNQALFLILWYIIYNL comes from the coding sequence ATGCTGATAAAAAGATTTATAATAACGTTACAGTTCATGACTACTATTCCTATAAAAACTAAAATAGATGCTGATGCTGAGGACTATGGCAAAGGTATTGTATTTGCTCCTTTAGTTGGACTTGTGATAGGTGTGATTCTTACATTAATTTGCCGTGGGTTTCTTTTAATATTCCCACCTTTTTTAACAGCAGTGCTAATTATAATTTCATATATTATACTAACCGGTGGGTTGCACTTAGATGGTCTTGGAGATACTTTTGACGGTGTTTTTTCAAACCGGCCTAAAGAAAAAATTCTTGAGATAATGAGGGACAGCTGTCATGGAACAAATGCTTTATTAGCAGTAACAAGTATTATCATACTTTATATTGCTTTGATATATTCAATAATAAATCAGGGAACGGAGATAAAAGCATTGTTATTGATGCCTGTTGGCGGAAGAATCGCTTCACTAATCGGCGCAGGCATATCTGAGTATGCAAGATCTGGTGAAGGAATGGGCAAGCCTTTTACAGACTATTGCGGCAAGAGAGAAATTATTTCAGGTCTTCCGCTGTACGCGCTTATATCCTTTATTATTGCAGGTTTAAATGGGTTATTAATGATAGTTTTTTCTTCCCTGTCTGCGTTCTTTTTGGTAAAATATTTTGAACGTAAGATCGGTGGAACGACGGGAGATATTTTAGGGGCAGTATGCGAATTGAATCAAGCATTGTTTTTAATTTTATGGTATATTATTTATAATTTATAA
- the cobC gene encoding alpha-ribazole phosphatase — protein sequence MINIILVRHGQTKMNLRGTNSGWTDHELTEEGIAQAYKAKEKLAGLEIDKIYASPLKRALKTAEIINENFCKEIILDGDLRERSFGIWEDMTYEEICEKYPEESAEWIKDQINYCIKEGESTVQFYNRVSGFFDSLLKKYNEGTFLIVGHLGTVMIAIAHLLGFGVEAMFRFRVDNCGITKISVNDEGYAYLTHMNI from the coding sequence GTGATAAACATAATATTGGTTAGGCATGGACAAACAAAAATGAATTTAAGAGGAACCAACAGCGGATGGACAGACCATGAGTTAACTGAAGAAGGAATAGCCCAGGCTTATAAAGCCAAGGAAAAGCTGGCAGGCCTGGAAATCGATAAAATATATGCAAGTCCTTTAAAGAGAGCTTTAAAAACAGCAGAGATTATAAATGAAAATTTCTGTAAAGAAATTATCCTTGATGGGGATCTAAGGGAACGTAGTTTTGGAATATGGGAAGACATGACCTATGAAGAAATATGCGAGAAGTATCCGGAAGAATCGGCAGAATGGATAAAAGATCAAATAAATTATTGCATTAAAGAAGGTGAAAGTACAGTCCAGTTTTATAACAGGGTCTCCGGATTTTTTGACAGTTTATTAAAAAAATATAATGAGGGTACGTTTCTTATTGTCGGCCATCTGGGTACAGTAATGATTGCTATTGCTCATTTACTGGGATTTGGAGTAGAAGCCATGTTTCGTTTTAGAGTAGATAATTGCGGTATAACAAAAATATCTGTAAATGATGAAGGCTATGCATATCTTACCCATATGAATATATAA
- a CDS encoding ECF transporter S component: MMIALVFLATYFTKIPIPATQGYFNLGDTIILVTAILLGAKSGLLVGAIGSLIADIAGGYYLFAPLTFIVKGLEGYVAGKIAFHKDCEKVEEFRKVFAVIIGAVAMASGYFIGEAYFLGLFDSTFGLTAAVAELPLNLIQGGISAVVGYVLASILEKTGVSKYIN, translated from the coding sequence ATGATGATTGCCCTGGTGTTTTTAGCAACATATTTTACAAAGATACCTATACCTGCAACTCAGGGATATTTTAACCTGGGAGATACAATAATTCTTGTAACTGCAATATTACTGGGCGCTAAAAGCGGTTTGCTGGTTGGTGCCATAGGTTCCCTTATAGCAGATATTGCAGGAGGGTACTATTTATTTGCACCTCTTACCTTTATTGTTAAAGGTCTTGAAGGGTATGTCGCAGGAAAAATTGCTTTTCATAAAGATTGTGAAAAAGTGGAAGAGTTTCGCAAAGTATTTGCTGTTATTATAGGTGCGGTGGCAATGGCATCGGGATATTTTATAGGAGAAGCATATTTTTTAGGACTGTTTGACAGCACCTTCGGACTTACTGCGGCAGTTGCCGAATTACCCTTAAACCTTATTCAGGGTGGAATAAGTGCTGTAGTGGGATATGTACTGGCATCCATTCTTGAGAAAACAGGAGTGTCAAAATATATAAATTAA
- a CDS encoding DUF2680 domain-containing protein, producing MKRKIAIFIGTLLLVFTLITTAFATPVLERVTEKEQFAKPELTDEMKQKIEKFNAERQERIKKWEALTEAQKAEIYKLQDQIAELSKKMIDKYCEYKIIDKNTADQIKEKIDKMNSEIKSEGKMPMLDRGKCYKKGKKTNKQSE from the coding sequence ATGAAAAGGAAAATTGCCATTTTTATTGGAACATTGTTATTAGTCTTTACCTTAATTACAACTGCTTTTGCAACACCTGTTTTGGAAAGAGTAACTGAAAAAGAACAGTTTGCAAAGCCAGAGCTTACTGACGAAATGAAACAAAAAATCGAAAAATTTAATGCAGAGAGGCAAGAGCGTATCAAGAAATGGGAAGCTTTGACTGAAGCCCAAAAAGCTGAAATATACAAGCTGCAGGATCAAATAGCTGAATTAAGCAAAAAGATGATTGATAAATATTGTGAATATAAAATAATTGATAAGAATACTGCTGATCAAATAAAGGAAAAGATTGACAAGATGAATTCTGAAATTAAATCAGAAGGAAAAATGCCAATGTTAGACAGAGGAAAGTGTTATAAAAAGGGCAAAAAGACAAACAAGCAATCAGAATAA
- a CDS encoding aconitate hydratase — protein sequence MPYSLAEKIIKEHLVSGEMVPGQEIAIRIDQTLTQDSTGTMAYLQFEAIGIPRVKTKKSVAYIDHNTLQTGFENADDHKYIQSVASKYGIYFSKPGNGICHQVHLERFGVPGMTLLGSDSHTPTCGGLGMLAIGAGGLDVAVAMGGGPYYLTMPKVCRINLVGELKPWVTAKDVILEILRIMSVKGGVGKIIEYYGPGIAKLSVPERATITNMGAELGATTSIFPSDEVTYKFLKAQGREKDWVELLPDDDAHYDEVIEIDLGKIEPLIAKPHSPDNVVKVSELAGLKVDQVAIGSCTNSSYTDMMKVAAILKGKTINPEVSLVISPGSKQVLTMLARNGALGDMVAAGARILECACGPCIGMGQAPKSNGVSLRTFNRNFEGRSGTASAKVYLVSPEVAAASALTGVITNPEDLGEYPSIDIPEEFEINDNLIVPPAENGESVEIVRGPNIKPFPRGKKLQDVIEGDVLIKVGDNITTDHIMPSNAKLLPYRSNVPYLAEFCFTPCDPDFPKRAKEKNGGFIIGGSNYGQGSSREHAALVPLQLGVKGVIAKSFARIHMANLINSGILPMTFVNEKDYENISQDDHLIIKNAREQIKAGNKLVITNITKNSEIVVQVNLSRRQIEIILEGGLLNYTRNQNL from the coding sequence TTGCCATATAGTCTTGCAGAAAAAATAATTAAAGAACATCTTGTAAGTGGTGAAATGGTCCCAGGACAGGAAATAGCCATAAGAATAGACCAGACACTTACCCAGGATTCAACAGGAACTATGGCATATCTTCAGTTTGAGGCAATTGGAATACCAAGAGTCAAAACCAAAAAATCAGTAGCCTATATAGATCATAATACACTACAGACAGGATTCGAGAATGCTGATGACCACAAATACATTCAGAGTGTGGCTTCAAAGTATGGTATTTATTTTTCTAAACCAGGCAACGGTATTTGCCACCAGGTTCATCTTGAAAGGTTCGGTGTACCTGGTATGACACTTTTAGGTTCTGACAGTCATACCCCCACTTGCGGAGGTTTAGGAATGCTGGCAATTGGTGCAGGAGGTCTGGACGTGGCAGTGGCTATGGGCGGAGGACCCTATTACTTAACCATGCCGAAGGTTTGCAGGATAAATTTAGTAGGTGAATTGAAACCCTGGGTTACAGCTAAGGATGTAATTCTTGAGATTCTAAGAATTATGAGTGTTAAAGGCGGAGTTGGAAAAATCATCGAGTACTATGGACCTGGAATAGCAAAGCTGTCAGTTCCCGAGAGAGCAACTATAACCAATATGGGTGCTGAACTGGGCGCAACTACATCCATTTTCCCAAGTGACGAGGTAACATATAAATTCCTGAAAGCTCAGGGAAGAGAGAAGGATTGGGTGGAATTATTGCCTGATGATGATGCTCATTATGATGAAGTAATTGAAATAGACCTTGGAAAAATTGAGCCTCTTATTGCTAAACCTCATAGTCCGGATAATGTAGTCAAAGTTAGTGAATTGGCAGGATTAAAGGTTGACCAGGTAGCTATAGGAAGCTGTACAAACTCTTCCTATACAGACATGATGAAGGTGGCTGCGATACTGAAGGGTAAAACAATAAATCCTGAAGTAAGCCTGGTTATTTCACCTGGTTCAAAACAGGTTCTTACCATGCTTGCCAGGAATGGTGCCTTGGGAGATATGGTGGCCGCAGGAGCCAGAATACTGGAATGCGCATGTGGACCTTGTATAGGCATGGGGCAGGCTCCAAAATCCAATGGAGTTTCCTTGAGGACTTTTAACAGGAATTTTGAAGGCAGGAGTGGTACAGCCTCTGCTAAAGTGTATCTTGTTAGTCCTGAAGTTGCTGCAGCCAGTGCTCTCACCGGGGTTATAACTAACCCTGAAGATTTAGGTGAATATCCATCTATAGATATTCCTGAAGAATTTGAAATTAATGATAACCTTATAGTGCCTCCTGCAGAGAATGGTGAAAGCGTTGAAATTGTAAGAGGTCCAAATATTAAGCCATTCCCCAGAGGTAAAAAACTACAGGATGTAATAGAGGGAGATGTACTGATTAAAGTAGGGGATAATATAACCACGGACCATATTATGCCTTCAAATGCCAAGTTGCTGCCGTACCGTTCTAATGTTCCTTACCTTGCAGAGTTTTGTTTTACTCCCTGTGATCCGGATTTTCCCAAAAGAGCAAAGGAGAAGAACGGAGGATTTATCATAGGCGGTTCTAATTATGGCCAGGGATCCAGCAGGGAACATGCGGCACTGGTACCCTTGCAGCTTGGTGTTAAGGGTGTTATTGCAAAATCATTTGCCAGAATTCATATGGCAAACCTTATTAATTCTGGAATACTTCCTATGACTTTCGTAAATGAAAAGGATTACGAAAATATTTCTCAAGATGATCATCTTATAATTAAAAATGCGAGAGAGCAGATAAAAGCCGGAAACAAACTGGTAATTACTAATATTACAAAAAACAGTGAAATAGTTGTGCAAGTTAATTTATCCAGAAGGCAGATTGAAATCATCCTTGAGGGAGGATTGCTGAATTATACTAGAAATCAGAATCTATAA
- a CDS encoding GntR family transcriptional regulator, with protein sequence MYESKYKSADNINSLREWVFTKIEDDILSGRYKPGDDLVETKLSKELGVSRTPIREALRKLELEGLVEYFPNKGVVVKGLSSQDIEDIYTIRMLIEGLAARWATEKITQKELDEMEEAIQLEEFYTMKNDINNLMRLDSRLHDIIYKASKSRPLMKTLSTYHNYLKRARSTSFNTPGRALKALEEHRAIFEAIKSGDAESAEKLTIKHVKNASLNLLKQKKEEGNE encoded by the coding sequence ATGTATGAATCAAAATATAAATCAGCTGACAATATTAATTCGCTGAGAGAGTGGGTATTTACAAAAATTGAGGATGATATATTAAGTGGACGGTATAAGCCGGGAGATGACCTTGTTGAAACCAAATTGTCTAAAGAACTGGGAGTCAGCAGGACTCCTATCCGGGAAGCTTTAAGAAAGCTTGAACTGGAGGGCTTGGTTGAATATTTTCCTAATAAAGGGGTGGTTGTTAAAGGTTTATCTTCACAGGATATTGAAGATATTTATACAATACGAATGTTGATTGAAGGATTAGCTGCAAGATGGGCGACAGAGAAGATTACCCAGAAGGAATTGGACGAAATGGAAGAGGCTATACAGCTTGAGGAATTCTATACAATGAAAAATGATATAAACAATCTGATGAGACTGGATTCCAGGCTACATGACATTATTTATAAAGCTAGCAAAAGCAGGCCTCTTATGAAAACTTTAAGCACATACCATAACTACCTTAAAAGGGCTCGAAGTACTTCATTTAATACTCCTGGTAGAGCCTTGAAAGCCCTGGAAGAACACAGGGCAATCTTTGAAGCTATTAAAAGCGGAGATGCAGAAAGTGCAGAAAAGCTTACAATTAAGCATGTAAAAAATGCAAGCTTGAATTTGCTAAAGCAAAAAAAAGAAGAGGGAAATGAATAA
- a CDS encoding citrate/2-methylcitrate synthase, with translation MRKKQLNEKGIIEKYSRMAEKNNQFDMELYNKYNVKRGLRNADNTGVLVGLTKIGDVHAYVWENGVKVPVEGILFYRGINVNDFVLGFQKEKRFGFEECCYLLLFGELPSRDQLREFKELLRVNRTLPAGFTRDMILKAPSRNIMNKLARSVLVSYSYDDNPEDSSIENILRQCIELIAKFPVMAAYGYQAYSHYYLGNSLHIHNPIYNYDTAENLLHLIRPDGKFTRSEAEILDLALVLHAEHGGGNNSTFVTHVVASTGTDTYSAIAAAIGSLKGSKHGGANLKVMGMMEDIKDHVKDWKDEEEVLYYLKKILSKEAFDRSGLIYGIGHAVYTLTDPRAILLKAKASELAEEKGMQEEYNLYKLVEKLAPRAFCDMKKSDKVLCANVDFYSGFVYKMLNIPVELYTPIFAIARIAGWCAHLIEEIMVAGKIIRPAYKNVADITEYVPLSER, from the coding sequence ATGCGCAAGAAGCAATTGAATGAAAAGGGTATAATTGAAAAATACAGCAGGATGGCAGAAAAGAATAATCAGTTTGATATGGAGTTATATAATAAATATAATGTAAAAAGAGGTTTGAGGAATGCCGACAATACAGGTGTCCTGGTTGGCCTGACGAAGATTGGGGATGTTCACGCCTATGTTTGGGAAAATGGCGTAAAAGTACCTGTTGAAGGTATTCTTTTCTACAGAGGAATTAATGTAAATGATTTTGTTTTAGGTTTTCAGAAAGAAAAAAGGTTTGGATTTGAAGAATGCTGTTATTTGCTGCTTTTCGGCGAACTTCCCAGTAGGGACCAACTGAGAGAGTTCAAAGAACTGTTAAGAGTGAACAGAACACTTCCTGCAGGATTTACAAGAGATATGATTTTGAAAGCTCCCAGCAGGAATATTATGAATAAACTGGCAAGAAGTGTCCTGGTATCATACTCATATGATGATAATCCAGAAGATTCAAGTATAGAAAACATACTAAGACAATGTATAGAGCTCATAGCCAAATTTCCGGTAATGGCTGCATATGGCTATCAGGCATATTCCCATTATTATCTGGGAAACAGCTTGCATATTCATAATCCTATATATAATTATGATACTGCTGAAAATCTTCTTCATCTTATAAGACCGGATGGTAAGTTTACCAGATCAGAAGCTGAGATATTGGATCTTGCCCTTGTTTTGCATGCTGAACATGGTGGCGGAAACAATTCCACATTTGTTACTCACGTTGTAGCTTCAACGGGAACAGACACTTATTCGGCAATAGCAGCCGCAATAGGTTCATTAAAGGGTTCGAAGCATGGCGGCGCAAACCTTAAAGTAATGGGCATGATGGAAGATATAAAAGATCATGTAAAGGACTGGAAAGATGAGGAAGAAGTTTTATATTATCTCAAGAAAATCTTGAGCAAAGAAGCCTTTGACCGTTCAGGGCTGATTTATGGAATCGGCCATGCGGTTTATACTCTTACCGATCCAAGAGCAATCCTGTTGAAGGCAAAGGCCTCTGAACTGGCTGAAGAAAAGGGAATGCAGGAGGAATATAACCTGTATAAATTGGTGGAAAAATTAGCTCCTCGTGCTTTCTGCGATATGAAAAAATCAGATAAAGTCCTGTGTGCAAATGTTGACTTTTACTCAGGATTTGTTTACAAGATGCTTAATATTCCAGTTGAACTTTATACTCCCATATTTGCAATAGCAAGGATTGCGGGCTGGTGTGCGCACCTGATCGAAGAGATCATGGTTGCAGGAAAGATCATAAGACCTGCATA